The sequence below is a genomic window from Patescibacteria group bacterium.
ATAGTCAGGTATTTAACTGAATAAGCTGGAATTGTCCAGTTTAATCCGCTAAAGCTGGCTTTATGTGTAGTTGTATTCAAGGCTTGAGTTGAACCTAGCTGAGTTACGCCATCATATAATTTAACGGCTGAAACATCAGTATCAGCAGCAACACCACCTCTTGTAACTACTATACTTGAAACAGTATAAGCATTAGCACCAGCTGAAAACTTAACTTTTGTGAAAACTACATCCTGAGCATTCATTGCTGTTTGAGAAGCGGCTGGTGTATCGGCAGCTAAGCTAACAACAGCAGCTGTTCCGACTTCACCAGTTCCTCCTGTACCAGCACCTGCGCCTGAACTAAGCAAGCTGTTTAACTTGGCTCTGGTTGTTGTTCCAACATAACCAGTTCCACTAGTTAAACCATAGGTAGCGAGAATTTCACTGGCGTATTTCTCCTGAAACTTGATTGCTGCTGCAGTGGTTAAAGAACCAAAGTAGCTAGTTTCATTACCAGGAGAACCTACTCCAGAAGATGCAACTTGAGTAGCACTGTCTGTATTTAAGACAATCTGTAGACATTTAACGTCATCACCTGACATGCCTGTTTTAAGGCTTCTGTCAAAGCTACTAATCGTACAACCTGAAATAGTACCACCTCCACCTGCCATTCCTGACAACTGGGTCTGCAAACTAGATATCAAAGTTAACAAATCAGCAATCTGAGCCTGAAGCTCTGCAATCGTTGCAGACATAGCAGGACCAGCAGCGGTAAATAGAAAAGTAAATGTGGTAACAATCGCGACAATCTTTTTAATTTTAGTCATTTTTTTAATTTTCGTTTTGTATTTAATTATTAATTTTTTTACTTCTAGTCGCGTCGACCTACCCTTCCCAAATTAATTACGACTTTATTTATTGAGTTAGGTTGGGGAGCTCGTGACCTTACGTATTAGTCACGAGAATAACACCCACACCAATCTCTTGGGTCGGGGAGCGCGACTTTCAAATTTTAATATAGTCTATATTAGCAAACTGAGAAAAAATAAAAACTGTGGAAAACTTTCAAGGAATTAATTGTGATTCAAGTCTAAAATCCTAATCAATGATTCAGAATATTCCTGCTTTTCAAAAAGCTCCTTTATTTGCTCTAAAATTTCTAAATCTTCTTCATTTAAAGTTCTTTGTCCTAAATACTCTATTTGTTGTTGGACTAAATCAGCTAAAGCATCATCAAACTCTTGTGTTTCAATCTTTGTTGCCAGCACTCTTTCAACTTCCTGTTTGGTCT
It includes:
- a CDS encoding peptidoglycan-binding protein; this translates as MTKIKKIVAIVTTFTFLFTAAGPAMSATIAELQAQIADLLTLISSLQTQLSGMAGGGGTISGCTISSFDRSLKTGMSGDDVKCLQIVLNTDSATQVASSGVGSPGNETSYFGSLTTAAAIKFQEKYASEILATYGLTSGTGYVGTTTRAKLNSLLSSGAGAGTGGTGEVGTAAVVSLAADTPAASQTAMNAQDVVFTKVKFSAGANAYTVSSIVVTRGGVAADTDVSAVKLYDGVTQLGSTQALNTTTHKASFSGLNWTIPAYSVKYLT